Proteins found in one Rhodobacteraceae bacterium D3-12 genomic segment:
- a CDS encoding metalloregulator ArsR/SmtB family transcription factor — MKQSDITPDADLDLVRAASTFAALGSEQRLTVMRTLVRAGPEGLTIGELGARAGVTGSTLTHHMKTLSQAGLVIQKRQGRQIICAAISYGDLRHLSEFLLRECCADAPGSLDLPDEKGHHHD; from the coding sequence ATGAAACAGTCTGACATCACCCCCGACGCCGATCTCGACCTCGTTCGTGCCGCCTCTACCTTTGCCGCACTCGGGTCCGAGCAACGCCTGACCGTCATGCGCACCTTGGTGCGCGCCGGCCCCGAAGGTCTCACCATCGGAGAGCTTGGCGCGCGCGCCGGCGTCACCGGCTCAACCCTGACCCATCACATGAAAACCCTGTCACAGGCCGGATTGGTCATCCAGAAACGCCAAGGCCGACAGATCATCTGCGCCGCCATCTCCTATGGTGATTTGCGCCACCTCTCCGAATTCCTCTTGCGCGAATGCTGTGCCGATGCGCCCGGTTCGCTCGACCTCCCCGATGAAAAAGGCCACCACCATGACTGA
- a CDS encoding acyltransferase — protein sequence MNGDASFSRAATVTVADPVTDPLTGAVRDAVAPVAVSVGAPVAAAELGQSAARVEALDLARFIMALVVVGAHGRLFVDLSYPLYFFTFVGGWARIIIPLFLMMSGFFFAVQIRRGVGAWAKRLVLLHLVWSAVYIGCWMPLGSFSFAKAGFWIFFGAGHLWFMPALIGGGLMLARLRGLPAGWLLALAGALYLTGGVVQYALDVLVDFETVKHHNALYALPRNFLFYGFPFMALGYLMQEEAVRDWLGRVSRWPVVLGLVALLMLENWVKYVGFAHDAVFEVAVMNFALAPVIFAWLLRLKGVRAAPWMAPMSAAIYFVHALVLLVLEQVAGLTPSLLTLVAVVICLPVGWVLVKANNRPLPLV from the coding sequence ATGAACGGTGATGCTTCCTTTTCGCGTGCGGCGACGGTGACCGTGGCGGACCCTGTAACGGACCCTCTGACGGGAGCCGTGAGGGACGCTGTCGCGCCAGTGGCCGTATCGGTGGGCGCACCGGTGGCCGCAGCAGAGCTGGGACAGAGTGCGGCGCGTGTTGAGGCGCTTGATCTGGCGCGGTTCATCATGGCGCTGGTTGTGGTTGGGGCGCATGGCCGGTTGTTTGTTGATCTGAGCTATCCGCTTTATTTCTTTACCTTTGTCGGGGGCTGGGCGCGGATCATCATTCCGCTGTTCCTGATGATGTCGGGGTTTTTCTTTGCCGTGCAGATCCGTCGTGGGGTGGGGGCATGGGCCAAGCGGTTGGTGCTGCTGCATCTGGTGTGGAGCGCGGTTTATATTGGGTGCTGGATGCCTTTGGGCAGTTTTTCCTTTGCCAAGGCGGGGTTCTGGATTTTCTTTGGCGCGGGGCATTTGTGGTTTATGCCCGCTTTGATCGGTGGCGGGTTGATGCTTGCCCGGTTGCGGGGGCTGCCGGCGGGGTGGCTTTTGGCGCTGGCAGGGGCGCTGTATCTGACCGGGGGCGTGGTGCAATATGCCCTTGATGTGCTGGTCGATTTCGAGACGGTGAAGCATCACAACGCGCTTTATGCCTTGCCGCGCAACTTCTTGTTTTATGGGTTTCCCTTTATGGCGCTGGGCTACCTGATGCAGGAGGAGGCGGTGCGCGATTGGCTTGGGCGGGTGAGCCGCTGGCCCGTGGTGCTGGGGCTTGTTGCGCTGCTTATGCTGGAAAACTGGGTGAAATACGTGGGGTTTGCGCATGATGCGGTGTTCGAAGTGGCGGTGATGAATTTCGCTTTGGCGCCGGTGATCTTTGCCTGGTTGTTGCGCCTGAAGGGGGTGCGGGCCGCGCCGTGGATGGCGCCGATGTCGGCGGCTATTTATTTCGTTCATGCCTTGGTTTTGCTGGTACTGGAGCAGGTGGCGGGGCTGACGCCGAGCCTGCTTACGCTGGTAGCGGTGGTGATTTGCCTGCCGGTGGGATGGGTGTTGGTCAAGGCGAACAACAGGCCGTTGCCGTTGGTGTGA
- a CDS encoding DUF6500 family protein yields MRATLRRHAVAVCNDKIAKKGETVGLSFYAFFANKNDDPALLMEAAEWWIKTHELDHFEKAVKIRDMISSGV; encoded by the coding sequence ATGAGAGCAACTCTAAGACGCCACGCCGTCGCGGTCTGCAATGACAAGATCGCCAAGAAGGGAGAGACCGTAGGCCTCTCTTTCTATGCGTTTTTCGCCAATAAAAATGATGATCCGGCCTTGCTTATGGAGGCCGCCGAATGGTGGATCAAAACCCACGAATTGGATCACTTCGAGAAAGCGGTGAAGATTCGCGATATGATCTCTTCGGGAGTTTGA
- a CDS encoding SseB family protein has product MSETALDRAHAAMDAAPEVEAARLGFYRALADCELFLLLSTEAEGESISPEVFSFDAGSYVLVFDAEERLADFVGKAAPYAALSGRALAGMLAGQGIGLGVNVDVAPSSILLPAEAVDWLAETLAPAPEAAEGAVATGFAPPVLAEPVMIAVETRLAAMPGVAAGAAMVAARFADGREGHILGIFDAAPEAEAPLAKAMAEAQVFAGMGGEGFDIAFFSGGGAREAEMRAAGRWFDVPDPAPEPPEQVQIPGSAPGRGRRGLRSSNKS; this is encoded by the coding sequence ATGAGCGAAACGGCATTGGACAGGGCACATGCGGCGATGGACGCGGCCCCCGAGGTTGAGGCGGCGCGGTTGGGATTTTACCGGGCGCTGGCGGATTGCGAGCTGTTCCTGTTGCTGAGCACCGAGGCGGAGGGCGAGAGCATTAGCCCGGAGGTTTTCTCTTTTGATGCAGGCTCTTACGTGTTGGTTTTCGACGCGGAAGAACGGTTGGCGGATTTTGTCGGCAAGGCTGCGCCCTATGCCGCCTTGTCGGGGCGGGCCTTGGCCGGGATGCTGGCGGGGCAGGGCATCGGGCTGGGGGTGAACGTGGATGTGGCGCCTTCGTCGATCCTGCTGCCTGCTGAAGCGGTGGATTGGCTGGCCGAGACTTTGGCACCGGCGCCCGAAGCGGCGGAGGGGGCGGTGGCGACGGGGTTTGCGCCGCCGGTGTTGGCCGAGCCGGTGATGATCGCGGTGGAAACGCGGCTGGCGGCGATGCCGGGGGTCGCGGCGGGGGCTGCGATGGTGGCTGCACGCTTCGCGGACGGGCGCGAGGGGCATATCCTTGGGATTTTTGATGCCGCGCCGGAGGCGGAGGCGCCGCTGGCCAAGGCCATGGCCGAGGCGCAGGTATTCGCCGGTATGGGCGGCGAAGGCTTTGATATTGCGTTTTTTTCCGGGGGTGGCGCACGAGAGGCCGAGATGCGTGCCGCCGGGCGGTGGTTTGACGTGCCCGACCCCGCGCCCGAGCCGCCAGAACAGGTTCAGATACCGGGGTCGGCACCGGGGAGGGGCCGGCGCGGCCTCCGAAGCTCAAATAAGTCTTAA
- a CDS encoding PLP-dependent aminotransferase family protein produces MHLPATPPKLPAILHLKGRTNDIRLHPLLPTNTPDPAPRWSGFPAYNFVGGHIDNATVPVDELRAAVDRALARDGSDLATYHLQSGPQGYLPLRSFVAEKLKRYAGINTTADDILLTSGSLQGLDLVNKLLLSPGDTVIVEESNYGGAFTKLRKLGVNMVQIPLDDQGMRMDALETALSDLAQRGITPKYIFAIITVHNPTGTILPLERRHQMLDLARKYGVPVFEDECYSDITWANSRPPALRALDDSGMVIHVGTFSKTIGPALRVGYINADWPVLGRLVALKSDAGSPALDQMVLAEFGPAHFDDHVKQCNAVLEGKLDTLIDALNEHFGTSVAFTKPPGGIFLWIKLPTGVSAARLAQAAAAKGVSINPGPEWSLQSDADGWMRLCFANPPKETIRDGVARLAAICHDEFGVPEVSGNIRR; encoded by the coding sequence TTGCACCTCCCTGCCACTCCCCCTAAGCTGCCCGCGATCCTGCATCTCAAAGGCCGCACCAATGACATTCGACTACACCCCCTCCTGCCGACAAACACGCCCGACCCCGCCCCCCGTTGGAGCGGCTTTCCCGCCTATAACTTTGTCGGCGGACATATCGACAACGCCACCGTCCCCGTCGATGAACTGCGCGCCGCCGTCGACCGCGCCCTTGCGCGTGACGGCTCCGATCTTGCCACCTATCACCTGCAAAGCGGGCCCCAAGGGTATCTCCCCCTGCGCAGCTTCGTGGCCGAAAAACTCAAACGCTACGCCGGGATCAACACCACAGCCGATGACATCCTGCTCACCTCCGGCTCCCTCCAAGGGCTTGATCTGGTTAACAAACTTCTGCTTTCCCCCGGTGACACCGTGATCGTCGAGGAATCAAACTACGGCGGCGCATTCACCAAACTGCGCAAGCTCGGCGTCAACATGGTGCAGATCCCGCTGGATGACCAAGGCATGCGCATGGACGCGCTCGAAACCGCGCTTTCCGACCTCGCCCAGCGCGGCATCACGCCGAAATACATCTTCGCCATCATCACCGTGCACAATCCCACCGGCACGATCCTGCCGCTAGAGCGCCGCCACCAGATGCTGGACCTTGCCCGCAAATACGGCGTCCCGGTTTTTGAGGATGAATGCTATTCCGACATCACATGGGCCAACAGCCGTCCCCCCGCGCTTCGTGCGCTTGATGACAGCGGTATGGTGATCCACGTCGGGACCTTCTCCAAAACCATCGGCCCGGCCCTGCGCGTGGGCTATATCAACGCCGATTGGCCGGTGCTGGGCCGGCTTGTCGCGCTGAAATCCGATGCCGGCTCGCCCGCGCTGGACCAGATGGTTTTGGCCGAATTTGGCCCCGCGCATTTCGACGATCACGTCAAGCAGTGCAACGCCGTTCTCGAAGGCAAGCTCGACACGCTGATCGACGCGCTGAACGAGCATTTCGGCACCTCCGTGGCGTTCACCAAACCGCCCGGCGGCATTTTCCTGTGGATCAAACTCCCCACCGGTGTCAGCGCCGCGCGTTTGGCCCAGGCCGCCGCCGCCAAAGGCGTGTCTATCAACCCCGGCCCGGAATGGTCGCTGCAATCCGATGCCGACGGCTGGATGCGCCTGTGCTTTGCCAACCCGCCCAAAGAGACGATCCGCGACGGCGTCGCCCGCCTCGCCGCGATCTGCCACGATGAATTCGGCGTGCCCGAAGTCAGCGGCAATATCCGACGGTAA
- a CDS encoding rod shape-determining protein: MSIFDKMPGLFASDMAIDLGTANTLVYVKGKGVILSEPSVVAYHVKDGVKKVLAVGEDAKLMLGRTPGSIEAIRPMREGVIADFDTAEEMIKHFIRKVHKRSTFYKPKVIVCVPHGATPVEKRAIRSSVLAAGARRAGLIAEPIAAAIGAGMPITDPTGNMVVDIGGGTTEVAVLSLGDIVYARSVRVGGDRMDEAIISYLRRQQNLLVGESTAERIKTSIGTARMPDDGRGTSMQIRGRDLLTGVPKETEVSQAQVAEALAEPVQQICEAVMTALETTPPDLAADIVDRGVMLTGGGALLGELDLALRESTGLAVSIADESLNCVALGTGKALEFEKQLKHAIDYDS; this comes from the coding sequence ATGTCGATTTTCGATAAGATGCCCGGTTTGTTCGCATCCGACATGGCGATTGACCTCGGCACAGCCAACACGCTGGTCTACGTCAAAGGCAAAGGGGTGATCCTGTCCGAACCCTCCGTGGTCGCCTATCACGTCAAAGATGGCGTCAAAAAAGTGCTCGCCGTGGGTGAAGACGCCAAGCTGATGCTGGGCCGTACCCCCGGTTCCATCGAAGCCATCCGCCCGATGCGCGAAGGTGTGATCGCCGATTTCGACACCGCCGAAGAGATGATCAAACACTTCATCCGCAAGGTCCACAAACGCTCGACCTTCTATAAGCCCAAGGTCATCGTCTGTGTGCCGCACGGCGCCACACCGGTTGAAAAACGCGCGATCCGCTCGTCGGTTCTGGCCGCGGGCGCGCGCCGTGCCGGTCTCATTGCCGAACCCATCGCCGCAGCGATCGGCGCGGGCATGCCGATCACCGATCCCACCGGCAACATGGTGGTTGATATCGGCGGCGGCACCACCGAAGTCGCCGTGCTCTCGCTTGGCGACATCGTCTATGCCCGCTCCGTGCGCGTCGGCGGGGACCGTATGGACGAGGCGATTATTTCCTATCTGCGCCGCCAGCAAAATCTCCTCGTCGGGGAAAGCACGGCCGAGCGGATCAAAACTTCCATCGGCACCGCCCGCATGCCCGATGATGGCCGCGGCACCTCGATGCAGATCCGTGGCCGCGACCTGCTCACAGGCGTGCCCAAGGAAACCGAAGTCAGCCAGGCGCAGGTCGCCGAAGCTCTCGCCGAACCGGTGCAACAAATCTGCGAAGCGGTGATGACCGCGCTCGAAACCACACCGCCCGACCTTGCGGCTGACATCGTTGACCGGGGCGTCATGCTCACCGGCGGCGGCGCGCTCTTGGGCGAACTTGACCTCGCCTTGCGTGAAAGCACCGGCCTCGCGGTTTCCATCGCCGATGAATCGCTGAACTGCGTGGCGCTCGGCACGGGCAAGGCGCTGGAGTTTGAAAAACAACTCAAGCACGCCATCGACTACGACAGCTAA
- the rodA gene encoding rod shape-determining protein RodA — protein sequence MSYLESNVQYVPTGPRKVFFLNWPVALLLIAVACLGFLMLYSVAGGSFSPWAEPQMKRFGAGFVLMIFIAMIPIWFWRNVALVGYLATIALLVLVAVIGDQGGGAQRWVDLGFMRLQPSELMKITLVMLLAAYYDWLPMNKVSHPLWVALPVALILIPTALVIRQPDLGTSLLLVMGGGAVMFIAGVHWLYFAAVISAGAGLVTAVFQSRGTPWQLLNDYQYRRIDTFLDPAADPLGAGYHITQSKIALGSGGWTGRGFMQGTQSRLNFLPEKHTDFIFTTLAEEFGFLGAVSLLGLYALIIFFCIASALSNANRFAALLTLGIATTFFLFFAVNMSMVMGLIPVVGVPLPLVSYGGSAMLVLMLAFGLVQSAHVHKPR from the coding sequence ATGAGCTATCTTGAGTCCAACGTCCAATACGTCCCCACCGGGCCGCGCAAGGTGTTCTTCCTCAACTGGCCGGTGGCTCTGCTGCTGATCGCCGTGGCCTGCCTTGGCTTCCTCATGCTCTACTCGGTGGCGGGCGGCTCGTTTTCGCCTTGGGCCGAACCGCAAATGAAACGCTTCGGCGCCGGATTCGTGCTGATGATCTTCATTGCGATGATCCCGATCTGGTTCTGGCGCAACGTGGCGCTGGTCGGCTACCTCGCCACCATCGCGCTCTTGGTCCTCGTCGCCGTGATCGGCGATCAGGGCGGCGGCGCACAACGCTGGGTCGATCTCGGCTTTATGCGCCTGCAACCCTCCGAGCTGATGAAAATCACACTCGTGATGCTGCTCGCGGCCTATTACGACTGGCTGCCAATGAACAAGGTCTCGCACCCGCTCTGGGTCGCCCTGCCGGTGGCGCTGATCCTGATCCCGACAGCACTGGTCATCCGTCAACCCGACCTCGGCACCTCGCTTCTGCTGGTGATGGGCGGCGGCGCGGTGATGTTCATCGCGGGCGTCCACTGGCTCTACTTCGCCGCCGTGATCAGCGCGGGCGCAGGCCTCGTCACCGCCGTCTTCCAATCGCGCGGCACGCCGTGGCAGCTGCTGAATGACTACCAATACCGCCGCATCGACACCTTCCTCGATCCCGCCGCCGACCCGCTTGGCGCGGGCTATCACATCACCCAATCCAAAATCGCCCTCGGCTCCGGCGGCTGGACAGGGCGCGGCTTCATGCAAGGCACCCAATCCCGCCTCAACTTCCTGCCCGAAAAACACACCGATTTCATCTTTACCACTTTGGCTGAGGAATTCGGCTTCCTCGGCGCCGTCTCCTTGCTCGGGCTCTATGCGCTGATCATCTTCTTTTGCATCGCTTCGGCGCTCTCCAACGCCAACCGCTTCGCCGCCCTCTTGACCCTTGGCATCGCCACGACATTCTTCCTCTTTTTCGCGGTGAACATGTCGATGGTCATGGGCCTCATCCCCGTGGTCGGCGTCCCCCTGCCCTTGGTTAGCTACGGCGGCTCCGCCATGCTCGTCCTCATGCTCGCCTTCGGCCTCGTCCAATCCGCGCACGTCCACAAACCCCGCTAA
- a CDS encoding permease, translated as MTDIPHSPQRFSWKNIDKAWLALGVILTLVALLDWPQFMPTVTFAIEALGRTAPFILFAVLAVAYMKATGAENLLAKAFEGRETRMIVMAALLGGLSPFCSCQVIPFIAALLAMGVPLSAVMAFWLASPLMDPAMFSITSGTLGVEFATAKTIAAVGVGVLGGFGTMLLKASPVFSDPLRAKPQVGGCCGVQKPFSDKPHWRFWDDADRRTVFRDNFIENGVFLLKWLLLAYVLESLMIHYVPADMIAGVLGGTGVQPILVGALVGAPAYLNGYAAVPLVDALLEQGMAPGAAMSFMVAGGVSCIPAAVAVWALVKPRVFVAYIGYAILGAMIAGLAWGAWVWGPYPPAPTITKNKSAASHWGGALPF; from the coding sequence ATGACTGATATTCCTCATTCTCCCCAGCGGTTTAGCTGGAAGAACATCGACAAGGCATGGCTCGCCCTCGGTGTCATCCTCACGCTTGTCGCGCTGCTCGACTGGCCGCAATTCATGCCCACCGTGACCTTCGCGATCGAAGCGTTGGGCCGCACCGCGCCCTTCATCCTCTTCGCCGTGCTTGCCGTCGCCTATATGAAAGCCACCGGCGCGGAAAACCTCCTCGCCAAGGCGTTCGAGGGGCGCGAAACCCGGATGATCGTCATGGCCGCGCTGCTCGGCGGGCTCTCGCCCTTCTGCTCATGTCAGGTCATTCCCTTCATCGCCGCGCTGCTGGCGATGGGCGTGCCGCTCTCGGCGGTTATGGCCTTCTGGCTGGCCTCGCCGCTGATGGATCCAGCGATGTTTTCGATCACCTCGGGCACGCTCGGCGTTGAATTCGCAACCGCCAAAACCATTGCGGCCGTTGGTGTCGGCGTGCTCGGTGGCTTTGGCACCATGCTGCTCAAAGCCTCGCCGGTCTTTTCCGATCCGCTGCGCGCCAAGCCTCAGGTCGGCGGCTGCTGCGGCGTGCAAAAGCCCTTCTCGGACAAACCCCACTGGCGCTTCTGGGACGACGCAGACCGCCGCACGGTTTTCCGCGATAACTTCATCGAAAACGGCGTCTTCCTGCTGAAATGGCTGCTGCTCGCCTATGTGCTGGAAAGCCTGATGATCCATTACGTGCCCGCCGACATGATCGCCGGTGTGCTGGGCGGAACCGGTGTGCAACCCATCCTTGTCGGCGCCCTTGTCGGTGCTCCGGCCTATCTCAACGGCTATGCCGCCGTGCCGCTGGTTGATGCTCTGCTCGAACAGGGCATGGCCCCCGGTGCCGCCATGTCCTTCATGGTCGCTGGCGGGGTAAGCTGCATTCCCGCCGCCGTCGCGGTCTGGGCACTGGTTAAACCGCGCGTCTTTGTCGCCTATATCGGCTACGCCATCCTCGGTGCGATGATCGCCGGCCTCGCCTGGGGTGCTTGGGTCTGGGGTCCTTACCCTCCCGCCCCGACGATCACCAAAAACAAAAGCGCCGCCTCACATTGGGGCGGCGCTTTGCCTTTTTGA
- a CDS encoding rod shape-determining protein MreD translates to MDDISLLRLWLMRLSFALLVMAILFFDLLPLETSPRRWAGPDLVLAFAFAWALRRPEYTPPLMVAALFLLVDLMLGRPPGLYAALSLLAFNNLAGRALTMRDMPFPVEWVTVALALAGVIFGHQLLLGLFLVDPPAFALVLSQLAMTVLTYPLVAAITRYGFGLRPVGLGEINALGQRQ, encoded by the coding sequence ATGGATGACATCTCCCTCCTGCGCCTCTGGCTCATGCGGCTCAGCTTTGCCCTGCTGGTGATGGCGATCCTGTTCTTCGACCTGCTGCCGCTCGAAACCTCGCCGCGCCGCTGGGCGGGGCCGGACCTCGTGCTGGCCTTCGCCTTTGCATGGGCACTGCGCCGCCCCGAATACACGCCGCCGCTGATGGTCGCCGCACTGTTTCTGCTGGTCGATCTGATGCTGGGCCGCCCGCCGGGGCTCTATGCCGCGCTGTCGCTCTTGGCGTTCAACAACCTTGCGGGCCGCGCGCTCACCATGCGTGACATGCCCTTCCCGGTCGAATGGGTCACCGTCGCGCTCGCCCTTGCGGGGGTGATCTTTGGTCACCAACTCCTGCTTGGGCTGTTCCTCGTTGATCCCCCCGCCTTTGCGCTGGTGCTCAGCCAACTCGCCATGACCGTGCTGACCTATCCGCTGGTCGCGGCCATCACCCGCTATGGCTTTGGCCTGCGCCCGGTTGGGCTGGGCGAAATCAACGCCCTCGGCCAACGACAGTAA
- a CDS encoding uracil-DNA glycosylase family protein: MDELSHEIRACRLCAEQFAATKTAHEPRPVAWFSPRARVLIAGQAPGARVHESGVPFDDPSGDRLRDWLGVDRETFYDRNRFAIVPMAFCFPGYDSKGSDLPPPKRCAETWHARVMAGLPEMRLTLLVGGYAHRWHLGVKTGVTETVAAWRKHAPGVFPLPHPSWRNTAWLKKHPWFGEEVLPALRAAVREALEK; encoded by the coding sequence ATGGACGAGTTAAGCCATGAGATCCGCGCGTGTCGCTTGTGCGCCGAGCAGTTTGCGGCCACGAAAACGGCCCATGAGCCGCGCCCGGTGGCGTGGTTTTCGCCGCGCGCGCGGGTTTTGATCGCCGGGCAGGCCCCCGGCGCGCGGGTGCATGAGAGCGGCGTGCCGTTTGATGACCCGTCGGGGGATCGGCTGCGCGACTGGCTGGGGGTCGATCGCGAGACATTTTATGATCGAAATCGTTTCGCAATCGTTCCCATGGCGTTCTGCTTTCCGGGCTATGATTCCAAAGGGTCCGATTTGCCGCCGCCGAAACGCTGTGCCGAGACGTGGCATGCGCGGGTGATGGCGGGGCTGCCTGAAATGCGGCTGACGCTGCTGGTGGGGGGCTATGCGCATCGCTGGCATCTGGGGGTGAAAACCGGAGTGACAGAGACGGTTGCGGCGTGGCGCAAACATGCGCCGGGGGTTTTCCCCTTGCCGCATCCGTCTTGGCGCAATACCGCATGGTTAAAGAAGCACCCGTGGTTCGGGGAAGAGGTTTTGCCCGCCCTGCGCGCGGCGGTGAGAGAGGCGTTGGAGAAATGA
- the mrdA gene encoding penicillin-binding protein 2 produces the protein MALACARLGWAKSTPSANDSNEREREPHAQIPRDTAVSQRLVTRRGLLLGGIQAATLGGLAMRMQFLQVEQADQFRFLAEENRISIRLIPPSRGEVFDRTGRLIARNVQSYRITMTREEAGDVDAVLTRLSTIIDLDPEEVAAAREEMRKRRGDTRVTVADRITWEELSRVAINGPALPGVTPEVGLSRTYPLGPDFTHVVGYVGPVSDYDLSKIDDPDPLLRLPRFQIGKIGIEARQEELLRGKSGIKRVEVNAAGREMRELDRQEGEAGSDVQLTIDHMLQNYVQARLGDESAAAVVIDTQTGDLLAVASSPTFDPNLFVNGISTKDYKALLENNHRPLVAKSVQGLYPPGSTFKMVTALAALENDIIDQKTTFNCKGVLEVHSSRFHCWKRAGHGNVDLARSLRESCDVFYYELALQTGIENISAMARRLGIGEKYDIPMSSVASGVAPTKAWKKRSKGEDWVIGDSVNASIGQGFVLASPLQLAVMTARLATGRDVKPRLIRSVDGVETPSRGGDSLGINENHLRAIRKAMFEVSNNRRGTAYGSRITAEGFRMAGKTGTSQVRRITAAERRAGVTRNRDLPWERRDHALFVDFAPFDNPRIAVAVVVEHGGGGSTTAAPIARDITLQALYGEDPPLAAYPSKDRGRIRAQQERLRAMRPPPKTNARAAHELS, from the coding sequence ATGGCTTTGGCCTGCGCCCGGTTGGGCTGGGCGAAATCAACGCCCTCGGCCAACGACAGTAACGAAAGAGAGAGAGAGCCCCATGCGCAGATCCCCCGCGACACCGCCGTCTCTCAGCGCCTCGTCACCCGGCGCGGCCTTCTGCTTGGCGGGATACAGGCCGCAACGCTCGGCGGGCTGGCCATGCGGATGCAGTTCCTTCAGGTCGAACAAGCCGATCAGTTCCGCTTCCTCGCCGAAGAAAACCGCATCTCGATCCGCCTGATCCCGCCGTCGCGCGGCGAGGTGTTTGACCGCACCGGCCGGCTGATCGCGCGCAATGTGCAATCCTATCGCATCACCATGACCCGCGAAGAGGCCGGCGATGTCGACGCTGTGCTCACCCGCCTCTCGACCATCATCGACCTCGACCCAGAAGAGGTCGCCGCCGCCCGCGAGGAAATGCGCAAACGCCGGGGCGACACCCGCGTCACCGTCGCCGACCGCATCACTTGGGAGGAACTCTCCCGCGTGGCCATCAACGGCCCCGCCCTGCCCGGCGTCACCCCCGAAGTCGGCCTGTCGCGCACCTATCCGCTGGGGCCGGATTTCACCCATGTGGTCGGCTATGTCGGCCCCGTCTCCGACTATGACCTCTCCAAGATCGACGACCCCGACCCGCTCCTGCGCCTGCCCCGCTTCCAGATCGGCAAAATCGGCATCGAAGCCCGTCAGGAAGAACTCCTGCGCGGCAAATCCGGCATCAAACGGGTCGAGGTCAACGCCGCCGGGCGCGAAATGCGAGAGCTTGACCGGCAAGAGGGCGAAGCCGGATCGGATGTGCAGCTCACCATCGACCACATGCTGCAAAACTACGTGCAGGCCCGCCTCGGCGACGAAAGCGCCGCCGCCGTGGTGATCGACACCCAAACCGGCGACCTACTCGCCGTTGCCTCGTCGCCGACGTTTGACCCGAACCTCTTCGTCAACGGCATTTCCACCAAAGATTACAAAGCTTTGCTTGAAAACAACCACCGCCCGCTGGTGGCCAAATCGGTTCAGGGGCTCTATCCCCCCGGCTCGACCTTCAAAATGGTCACCGCCCTTGCGGCGCTCGAAAATGACATCATCGACCAGAAAACGACCTTTAACTGCAAAGGCGTGCTCGAAGTCCACTCCAGCCGCTTTCACTGCTGGAAACGCGCCGGACATGGCAACGTCGACCTCGCCCGCTCCCTGCGCGAAAGCTGCGATGTGTTCTATTACGAACTCGCCCTGCAAACCGGGATCGAGAATATCTCGGCCATGGCCCGCCGCCTTGGCATAGGCGAAAAATACGACATCCCCATGTCCTCGGTCGCCTCCGGCGTCGCCCCGACAAAGGCATGGAAGAAACGCTCCAAAGGCGAAGACTGGGTGATCGGCGATAGCGTCAACGCCTCCATCGGCCAAGGGTTCGTGCTGGCCTCGCCGCTGCAACTCGCCGTGATGACGGCCCGCCTCGCAACCGGTCGCGATGTCAAACCGCGGCTGATCCGCTCGGTCGACGGGGTCGAAACGCCCTCGCGCGGCGGCGACAGCCTCGGCATCAACGAAAACCACCTGCGCGCGATCCGCAAAGCGATGTTCGAGGTGTCAAACAACCGCCGTGGCACCGCCTATGGCTCTCGCATCACCGCCGAAGGCTTCCGCATGGCGGGCAAAACCGGCACCTCACAGGTCCGCCGCATCACCGCCGCCGAACGGCGCGCCGGGGTCACCCGCAACCGCGACCTCCCGTGGGAGCGCCGCGACCACGCGCTCTTTGTCGATTTCGCACCGTTTGATAACCCGCGCATCGCCGTGGCGGTGGTGGTCGAACACGGCGGCGGCGGCTCAACCACCGCCGCACCGATCGCGCGCGACATCACGCTACAGGCGCTCTACGGCGAAGACCCGCCGCTCGCCGCCTACCCCTCCAAGGATCGCGGCCGCATCCGCGCCCAGCAAGAGCGCCTGCGCGCCATGCGCCCCCCGCCGAAGACAAACGCCCGGGCCGCGCATGAGCTATCTTGA